One Helicobacteraceae bacterium genomic window, CGCTGCTTAGCTAGTATAATCCCTTCATAAGCATCCGATCTAAAATCGTCGGCGCTATAGGCTAAATCGCTCCCATTCCTAACGCGATCTCTGACAATAGCGCAAATCATTTTCGCGCACTCCTCTGCTTCCTCTGCCGTCCAATATGGGACAATCGTGCGTAGCGTGAGCGGATCGATAAAGAGATGATTAGCGGCGGACATAGTCGCCCGTGCCGAGAGAGTAAAAACGTTTGGTCGATTGCGGCTTGGCTGGAGCCAATGGCGGGAATCGAACCCGCGACCGCTCGCTTACGAAGCGAGAGCTCTACCGCTGAGCTACATTGGCAAAGAGAGCGTGAAATAAAGGCGCAATTCTAGCCAAAAACCCTAAAAACGCCCGCGACGAGGGTAGTAAAGGCTTTGATCGGCGCGAAACGCAAATCAATCCGACGATCCCAAAAAATCGCCGATTATAACCGCCGCGATCGCCGCGCTAACTTCTTTATCGCGACGCTTAGCGGAAAAGATCGCATTAGAAACCGCCGATCGCAAACAGCGTCTCGTATTCCAACCGCGAGTTTGGATAGTTAGCCATTAGCCGTTTTGTCTCCGAAACGCTTAACCTCGTTTTGCCGCCGCCAATGCCGCTTTCGCGAATATATGAAAACATCTCGCGTTTCGAGCCAAACTCTAAACGATAGTTTTTGCTCCAAAACCTAGCGTTAAAATAGCGCGAAATTATCCCGCGCGCCTCGCGCTCGGATAACAGCGGCGTTTGCGCGCCGGAGAGGTCGCGAAGCGTTTGAAGCGTTTTGTCTGTAAAAAGCGCAAAGGCGATTTTGCCGCCAAAAGGCGCGATCGCCTTTAGCGTTTTATCGAGATCGCTTGCCCACTGGAGCGAACAGCAAGAGGCGATCAGGTCAAACGGAGCGTAAGCGGCAAGTTTTTCTAGCGCGCGAACGTCGTTGAAATCGACCAGCGCCTTGCGAACGCAATCGCCGCTTGGATGTAGCTTGATCATCGCCTCCGCCGCGTCGATCGCGGCAAAGAGATCGACGCTCCACGATATTTGACGATAGATCGCGCCGTCGCCGCAACCTATATCCGCTATACGCTTTGGCGCGTAATTTACGGCGCTTATCAACTCTTTGGCGATTGTCTTTTGCATGGCGCTCAGTCTCGCGTAACGCGCCGAAAATCTATCAAATCGTCGCGTCGCCGCTCCCACTAAGCTCCTTTACAGACATTTTAAGCTAAAATTCGCGCCGCATTTTAACCTACAAAATCTCTTGTTGGGAGTTTTTATGACAAGCGCTTTGCTAATCGCGCAATTCGTGCTGGCGGCAATTATAGTCGTGGTCGTCTTGCTTCAAAAAAGTTCTAGTATCGGTTTGGGCGCGTATAGCGGCAGCAACGAATCCTTGTTTGGCTCGCGGGGTCCAAACGCCTTTTTAGCCAAAGTTACCGCGTTTTTTGGCGCGTTACTGATAGCTAACTCCATCGCGCTCACCTATATCTACTATGCGGGGCGCGACGCTTCCGTAGTTGATCGCGCCGTTATTCAAACCCCCGCGAGCGTCGAAGAGCAAACGTCGATTCCGCTTGCGCCCGACTCGGCGGGGGTTCCAGAAACGTTGGTTATTCCCGACGCGCCAAAGGAGTAAGCATGCTAAAGCCGATTTACGACGAAACAAAAACGCGAATGCAAAAATGTATAGAGTCGCTAAGCCACGAGTTTAGCTCTCTGCGCACCGGCAAGGTTTCGCCTAAAATCGTCGAAAACGTCAAAATTGACTATTTTGGGACGGCGACGGCGCTAAACGCGGTCGGCTCCATAACCACGCCCGACGCGAATACGATCGTTATTACGCCGTGGGATAAGAGTCTGTTAAAGGATATTGAAAAGACGATTCAGATCGCGAATATTGGCGTTAATCCGTCTAATAACGGCGCGGGCGTGATTTTGGCTTTTGCGCCGATGACGCAAGATCAACGCAAAGAGGCGGTAAAACACGCCAAAGCTATGGCGGAAAAAGCCAAAGTCGCCTCGCGCAACGTTCGGCAGGACGCGAACAATAAAATAAAGAAACTAGAAAAAGACAAAGCGATTACCGAAGACGAGAGCAAGCGCGCGCACGACGAAATACAGAAAATAGCCGACGAGACAATCGCCTTGATCGATAAACATTTGGCTGAAAAAGAAACGAATATCCTTAAAATCTAGGCTAACTATGGACGTAGAGGCTATTTACAAAAACGCCGGCGCTATTTTGACGGGGCATTTTCTGCTTAGCAGCGGCGCTCACAGCGGCTTTTATCTGCAATCGGCTAAAGCGCTCGAAAATCCAAAAACCGCCGAAAAACTAGCGATCGCGCTGGCGGAGCAAATACGCGCCGCCGCGATCGAGGCGCAAGCCGTCTGCGCGCCGGCGCTTGGCGGGATTTTAGCCGGCTACGAATTGGCGCGAGCGCTTGGCGTTCGCTCTATTTTTACGGAGCGCGCCGAAGGCAAAATGACGCTTCGGCGCGGCTTTGAGGTGGCAAAAGGCGAGAAAGTTATCGTCTGCGAGGATATTATCACGACGGGCGGATCGGCTATGGAGTGCGCCAAAATCATCGAGGCGCTCGGCGGAGAGATAGTCGCGTTTGCCGCTTTGGCAAATCGCGGTTTCTGCCGTCGCGTCGGCGGCGCGGCGGGAGTTAGCGCGTGCAAACTGCCGCCCAATAAACCTCTTTTCGCGTTGGCGGATTTTGATTTTCCCATCTATGCGCCCGATCAATGTCCGCTTTGCGCCAAACACGGCGCGCCGATAAAACCCGGCAGCCGAAGCGCCGTATAAAGTCCTAATAAGATCGCAATCGTTTTGCCGATCTAACGCCGTAAGCGCAAGATTCCGTCATACCCGCGCAAGGCGGTAGAAACGCGATCGCTTCGTAATCAAAAGCGGGTATCCAGATACGCGCGCGCAAACGCTAAGCCAATCGTCAGCTTCCCATCATACCCGCGCAAGCCGGGTATCCATAACGACGATCGGCAAAAAGATGGAATCCCGCCTTCCTTTGCGATTACGGGCGGTAAACCGTCCTATCGCTTCGCGCAGGAATGATGGGGGCGGCGTTTTTAGTTTTACGATCCAGTAGTTACTATCGCCTTGGTTTTCCGTTACAGCGCCGTCAGCAAAGGAGTTAACGCCCGCGATAATATAGCCGCCGTCTTTTGTCTGTTGGATGGAATTAGCGTAGTCATTGGCGCTACCGCCAAGACTTTTTTGCCATTCAATAACGCCGTTTGCTTTTAGTTTTAGATCCAATAGTTACTATCGCCTTGGTTTTCCGTTACAGCGCCGTCAGCAAAGGAGTCAACGCCCGCGATAATATAGCCGCCGCCGTTTGTCTGTTGGATGGAATTAGCGTAGTCATTGGCGCTACCGCCAAGACTTTTTTGCCGCTTGATTATAGGGGGAGACTTTTGCTTATCGCCATCGTCGTCGTTACCGCCGCCCGCTAGTAATATTAGAAAGGTTAGGCTAATTACAGATAGTAGAAAGAGAACGAGAGGAATCTTTTTTTTGACCTCCAATAATATGATTAAAGCAAAAGCCAAACCGAGCGAACTGCATTGCAACAATCTCTTTTCCTGATGAAAATCAAAGTTTATGAATGTTAAGTCATTTACGCTTAAATTAGCGTTGATCTAATTCGCGCGAAAACAAAACGCAACGTTTGCCCGATGAAACGCAACTTAATAGTTAAATTGAAAGAAGCGAGACTTAAATTGAAACAAAGCGTAGCGCAGATTTCGCGCCGTTTGATTTAGTCGAAAAACGCCGATTGTATCGTCTCCGCGTTTACTCTGCTATCTATAGCCCCGCCGTTTATGAGCGCGAACGCCTAGAAAAACCGATTATATTATCGCCGCCCGCGTCTATCGCTATTAAAAAGGCGTTTAGCTAAAGCGAGCATAAACGCTTGAACAGTAGTCGCGTTTTATACGACGCAAAAGCCGCTTTGTTTGCGGCGGCTTATATTCAGCGTTTTCGCGCTTATCGGGACTACGGCTTAATATCGTCTTTGGCGCTTCTTAATTCCTCCCGCGACACATCGCGATATGCCGCTTGCGATCAAATAAGGAATCTTTATTGCTTGTTGTTTGACAAGGAGCGAGAGATGATCATATCGTCTTTTGACGGCTTGTCTTATTCGCGCGGCGACGTTTACGGACTAAATAGCGCGGCGACGTTAAGCAAAACGGGATTGTCGGCGCAAAATCAAAGCGGGACGACCAGCGATCAAGACGCGATCGAGCGCGCTTTTGAGACGGCTTCGATCGGCGCGAGCGAATTTGTAGCGGCGGATATGAAAGCGCGAATTTTAGAGGCTGACTTAAACTCGCAAACCTATGTAGAACGAGCGTTGATCCTGCGTTTTCAAAGCGCGCAAGCGCTAAGCAAATCAAGCGTAAACGAGGCGATAAAAGCCCAAAATCTAATCCTCGCCTCGCGCGGAGAGCCGCCGATCACCCCTGCGGAAGAGCGGGCGCTTGAAAGCCGCGCCCACGCGATCGTTAAACAGCGAATCGCCTTCCTCGACGCCTTTACGAAGGCGGCGGACGCAAAATTTGTTAAAATTAGAATTTAGTATAGTTTTTTTATATAAAATTAAGTTTAACTCGTTAAACTAGCCTCTATCTTAAATTTTGGGAGGCTAAATGATCAAACAATTCGCTTTGAGGCTCCGCGCCGCGAGTTGGATTATTCGCCGCCGAAACGATAGCGGAGCTATTCGTAGCGGCGCAAGAGGGGGCGAAGAAAAAGGCTTGGATCGGTAAACGCAACCAAATACGAACCTCTTTTACGCTCTCGCTTAATTTTATATCCGCGCAAAAGCGCTCGCGAGCTATCAAAGCGGAAAACGGCGGGGTTACGCCCGCGCGCCGGATAAAAACGGACGCGCTTAAACGTCCTTATGATACGAGCGGGCATTTAGGCGATCTTTAAACGCTTGCGCGAACAACGAAGGCAAAATAGACGATTTGACGTTTAGCTAAAGATTGAAAAGCTAAATGAAATCAACGGTAAGTCTTAGCGTCGCGCGGCGGAGGAAGCGGTTCGTTTGCGGCGTAGTTTTATAATTCGGTTAGCGTCGTAAACGCTTATTCATATCCCATTATATCCATCGCCCCGCTTTTGCGGGGCGATCATCGACGACGCGGACGCTTCAAGAGATATTTACCTCAAAGTCTATCGGCTTATCGTAGTAAAACTGCCAAGAGCTTACGATAGAATCCGCGCCGGCTTTTACATACTCTTGAACGTTGCTAGGGTCTATGCCGCCAGCGACGGCTATGCGGATGTTTGGCGCTAACTTTTTTATCTCTAGCGTATCGTTTGGAGATAGCTTATCAAGCTGTAATATATCCGCGTATGGCGCGAATTTTACCGCTTCGTCTATCGACTTTACCTCGATAATTATCTTTTTTTCAATCAATCGCCGTTTAATCTCGGCTAACCCGTCAAATACGCGCGCGTCGTCGCCAAGAAAAACGCGATGTTCGTTAAACAACAAAAAGGTCTCGGTTAATCCGGCTCGATGCGCGCTCCCGCCGCCGGCTAAAACAGCTTTTAACGATAGCGCTTTCGCGCCCGGAACCGATTTCCTAGAGCAACCTACGCCAACTAGCGGATTTGTCGCTTTAGCAAGCGTAACCAAGCGATTTGTCCTCGTGGCGATCGTAGAGGCGAAGCTAATAACGTTTTGCGAAACGCGCCACGCTAAATGAACGTTTCGCGCGGCGCCCGTCGCGCTAAAAATAACTTGCTTCGAGGCTATCGATTCGCCCGCGATCGCGTATTCTTTTACGACGAGATCGAGCTTTTGCGCGATCTTAACGGCTTCTTCGCAACCGCAAACGACGCAATCGCTTCTAGCCGCAATTTCAATCGTCGCCTTTTGATCGCATATGCCAAGCGCCTTTGTCGTTAGATCGAAATAGCCGATCTCTTCGGAGATCCACTCGTCTATAACGCTGTCTT contains:
- the secG gene encoding preprotein translocase subunit SecG, whose amino-acid sequence is MTSALLIAQFVLAAIIVVVVLLQKSSSIGLGAYSGSNESLFGSRGPNAFLAKVTAFFGALLIANSIALTYIYYAGRDASVVDRAVIQTPASVEEQTSIPLAPDSAGVPETLVIPDAPKE
- the frr gene encoding ribosome recycling factor, with product MLKPIYDETKTRMQKCIESLSHEFSSLRTGKVSPKIVENVKIDYFGTATALNAVGSITTPDANTIVITPWDKSLLKDIEKTIQIANIGVNPSNNGAGVILAFAPMTQDQRKEAVKHAKAMAEKAKVASRNVRQDANNKIKKLEKDKAITEDESKRAHDEIQKIADETIALIDKHLAEKETNILKI
- the pyrE gene encoding orotate phosphoribosyltransferase, which translates into the protein MDVEAIYKNAGAILTGHFLLSSGAHSGFYLQSAKALENPKTAEKLAIALAEQIRAAAIEAQAVCAPALGGILAGYELARALGVRSIFTERAEGKMTLRRGFEVAKGEKVIVCEDIITTGGSAMECAKIIEALGGEIVAFAALANRGFCRRVGGAAGVSACKLPPNKPLFALADFDFPIYAPDQCPLCAKHGAPIKPGSRSAV
- the modD gene encoding ModD protein — encoded protein: MSYIKDSVIDEWISEEIGYFDLTTKALGICDQKATIEIAARSDCVVCGCEEAVKIAQKLDLVVKEYAIAGESIASKQVIFSATGAARNVHLAWRVSQNVISFASTIATRTNRLVTLAKATNPLVGVGCSRKSVPGAKALSLKAVLAGGGSAHRAGLTETFLLFNEHRVFLGDDARVFDGLAEIKRRLIEKKIIIEVKSIDEAVKFAPYADILQLDKLSPNDTLEIKKLAPNIRIAVAGGIDPSNVQEYVKAGADSIVSSWQFYYDKPIDFEVNIS